Proteins encoded by one window of Pseudokineococcus lusitanus:
- a CDS encoding helicase-associated domain-containing protein, with product MPPPETSPAPAARARPGARPRSLADDLRGRDDDELVALLRARPDLAVPAPPGSGALAARASTRHSVQRAVDARSRAELDVLAAALVVAARDGAATATAVATATGLTRPRTSALLADLRRLALLWGTPREHVPVGVLGDALGAHPAGLGPALADLLDQVPLVRPRAEALADLLGVPPTDGPAAVSARLSDPAALADLLAGAPEGTGELLSRLDDGGPVGQVSRARRDLPPAADQDPATTAPLDWLLARALLVPVGDTRVVLPRELGLALRDGRALREPPALEPPVPPTRPVPAARRDALAAGAAAEAVRLVDALGRSWGARPVPLLRAGGLGVRELARAAAELEVDAGTAALVVEVAAAAGLVAEDGEADAAWAPTPRYDTWAAGTPGERWAALAAAWTAMPRLPSLVGARDDRGSARAALSDAVARPQAPVVRALLLETLAGLPQDDDTGAAADAEALAARLAWLRPRWAPARDRALVGAVLAEAAWLGVLGGGALGEAARVLLVGPSGTVVAPAGAEPDAEAVARRTAAAAVLDAALPEPVTQVLLQADLTAVAPGPLERDLEVELSLAADVDSRGGATVYRFDGGTVRRALDAGRTADDLLAFLAGVSATPVPQPLEYLVRDVARRHGRVRVGSAGAYLRSDDEAVLAELLAERRAAPLGLRRLAPTVLVARADAAEVLRVLRFLGLAPAAESGDGSLVLDRPTVHRTPPRRLPRAAPAHAAPDETTARSVVAALRAGDEVAAAAPPPPPGAPLVPPADPAVSLAELRSAAAEQRPVWVGVVDVTGGPTRVHAQPLSVEGGRITVRDLTTGAVRVLSVHRVTGTTPG from the coding sequence ATGCCGCCGCCCGAGACCTCCCCCGCGCCCGCGGCCCGCGCCCGGCCGGGCGCGCGGCCCCGGAGCCTCGCCGACGACCTGCGCGGCCGCGACGACGACGAGCTCGTCGCGCTCCTGCGCGCACGGCCGGACCTCGCCGTGCCGGCCCCGCCGGGCTCGGGCGCGCTCGCCGCCCGGGCCAGCACCCGCCACAGCGTCCAGCGGGCCGTCGACGCCCGCAGCCGCGCCGAGCTCGACGTCCTCGCCGCGGCGCTCGTCGTCGCCGCCCGCGACGGCGCGGCCACCGCGACCGCCGTCGCCACCGCCACCGGGCTCACCCGCCCGCGCACCTCCGCCCTGCTCGCGGACCTGCGACGCCTCGCGCTGCTGTGGGGGACGCCGCGCGAGCACGTGCCCGTGGGCGTGCTCGGCGACGCCCTGGGCGCGCACCCGGCGGGCCTCGGCCCGGCGCTCGCCGACCTCCTCGACCAGGTGCCGCTCGTCCGCCCGCGCGCGGAGGCGCTCGCCGACCTCCTCGGCGTCCCGCCCACCGACGGGCCCGCGGCCGTCTCCGCCCGGCTGTCCGACCCGGCGGCGCTCGCCGACCTCCTCGCCGGCGCCCCCGAGGGCACCGGCGAGCTGCTCTCCCGGCTCGACGACGGCGGCCCCGTCGGCCAGGTGAGCCGCGCCCGCCGCGACCTCCCTCCCGCCGCCGACCAGGACCCGGCCACCACCGCGCCGCTGGACTGGCTGCTCGCCCGTGCCCTCCTCGTGCCGGTCGGCGACACGCGCGTCGTCCTCCCCCGCGAGCTCGGGCTCGCGCTCCGCGACGGCCGGGCGCTGCGCGAGCCGCCCGCGCTCGAGCCGCCCGTGCCGCCGACCCGTCCGGTGCCCGCGGCCCGCCGGGACGCCCTCGCCGCGGGGGCCGCCGCCGAGGCCGTCCGCCTCGTCGACGCCCTCGGCCGCTCGTGGGGCGCGCGGCCCGTGCCGCTGCTGCGCGCCGGCGGGCTCGGCGTCCGCGAGCTCGCCCGCGCCGCCGCGGAGCTGGAGGTGGACGCGGGCACGGCCGCCCTCGTCGTCGAGGTCGCCGCCGCGGCCGGGCTCGTCGCCGAGGACGGCGAGGCGGACGCCGCCTGGGCGCCCACCCCCCGCTACGACACGTGGGCCGCCGGGACGCCCGGCGAGCGCTGGGCCGCCCTCGCCGCGGCGTGGACGGCCATGCCGCGCCTCCCCTCGCTCGTGGGCGCCCGCGACGACCGGGGCAGCGCGCGCGCGGCGCTCTCCGACGCCGTCGCCCGGCCGCAGGCGCCCGTCGTCCGCGCCCTCCTCCTCGAGACGCTCGCCGGGCTGCCGCAGGACGACGACACCGGCGCCGCGGCGGACGCCGAGGCCCTCGCGGCCCGACTGGCCTGGCTGCGCCCTCGGTGGGCGCCGGCCCGCGACCGCGCCCTCGTCGGGGCCGTGCTCGCCGAGGCCGCCTGGCTCGGCGTCCTCGGGGGCGGGGCCCTCGGGGAGGCCGCACGGGTGCTGCTCGTCGGGCCGTCCGGCACCGTCGTCGCGCCCGCCGGGGCCGAGCCGGACGCGGAGGCCGTCGCCCGGCGCACCGCCGCCGCGGCCGTCCTCGACGCGGCGCTCCCCGAGCCGGTGACCCAGGTCCTGCTGCAGGCCGACCTCACCGCCGTGGCCCCCGGACCGCTCGAGCGCGACCTCGAGGTGGAGCTGTCGCTGGCCGCCGACGTCGACTCCCGCGGCGGGGCGACGGTCTACCGCTTCGACGGCGGCACCGTCCGGCGCGCCCTCGACGCCGGGCGCACCGCCGACGACCTCCTCGCCTTCCTCGCCGGCGTCTCCGCGACGCCCGTCCCCCAGCCGCTCGAGTACCTCGTCCGCGACGTCGCCCGCCGCCACGGACGAGTGCGCGTCGGCTCCGCCGGCGCCTACCTGCGCAGCGACGACGAGGCCGTGCTCGCCGAGCTCCTCGCCGAGCGGCGGGCGGCCCCGCTGGGCCTGCGGCGCCTGGCGCCGACGGTCCTCGTGGCCCGCGCGGACGCCGCCGAGGTGCTCCGCGTCCTGCGCTTCCTCGGCCTCGCGCCCGCCGCCGAGTCCGGCGACGGCAGCCTCGTGCTCGACCGGCCGACCGTGCACCGGACGCCGCCCCGGCGCCTGCCCCGTGCGGCCCCGGCGCACGCCGCCCCCGACGAGACGACGGCGCGCAGCGTCGTCGCGGCGCTGCGGGCCGGCGACGAGGTGGCCGCCGCCGCGCCCCCGCCGCCGCCGGGCGCCCCCCTCGTGCCGCCCGCGGACCCCGCCGTCTCCCTCGCCGAGCTCCGCAGCGCCGCCGCGGAGCAGCGCCCCGTGTGGGTCGGCGTCGTCGACGTGACCGGGGGCCCGACCCGGGTGCACGCCCAGCCGCTCTCGGTCGAGGGCGGCCGCATCACCGTGCGCGACCTCACGACGGGCGCCGTCCGCGTCCTGTCGGTGCACCGCGTGACGGGGACGACGCCGGGCTGA
- a CDS encoding S8 family serine peptidase translates to MTPRPAPQARRRRALAAVAGFGLLAASVGTAAGTATASPAPADAPLVADLTTTKAQSTDPADYADGRYVVTMVEKPAAVYEGGTAGLAATAPEEGQSLATASAPVRAYTAHLEEQQEQAADAVDAEVEESFSAALNGFVADLTAEQAAELAAAKDVLAVTPDEDRAVDTIHSPEFLGLSGEDGLWEELGGTAESGKGVVVGVIDTGMTPDHPSFAGAPVTSTEPSDEVGATWLDADGNIAVRKADGDVYTALCDTGPRFSADQCNSKLVSAQHFSDGFAANVAQKDWTSEEELSPYDADGHGSHTAGTAAGNLDVPAVVDGSEYGLASGMAPAAKVAVYKVCHSSSLPNVGGCFTTDSVAAIDQAVLDGVDVLNFSISGSTTTSLDPVELAFMSAAASGVFVAASAGNSGPGVSTVAHNSPWLTTVAASTHFNYYGTVELGNGELYRGSSVSETGLPQQTPLRLATAVAVATPPTGLSAVLCQPGTLDPAEVAGSVVVCDRGVNARTEKSEVVRDAGGVGMVLANTSPSSLDSDVHVIPTVHVDEVAGAAIKAYAATEGATTALLPGDQTDLAPLATPVVAGFSSRGPALAHAGDLLKPDISAPGVGVLAASAPGSNSGRSFNFLSGTSMSSPHVAGLAALIMGEKPEWSPMAVKSAMMTTAYDLKNDDGSTDRSRFTQGAGHVDPTRFLEPGLVYESDLDDWLSFLEGSSGQDLVDGVEPIDPTQLNGPSIAVGELLGGETVTRTVTATTPGIYRASVDMPGFTTRVTPPVLNFTQAGQSKTFQVRVVRTTAPADAYSAGSLTWTGRGGVSARIPVAARPVSASVPADVTGSVEAGSTTFSVSPGQTAPVAMTVQHGFTPGQRDSGTLARGGEDFVKQVVVPAGGAQHMRADLVAGEGSVDLDLFLETADGSRVLAQSATGSADERIDVRNVPAGTYRLVVDGYDVAATGGDFRLDTFLLNGPTGNATLSPNPVQGPVGRAVPVTISYTGLAADVPHLAVVGYAGTQRRTFVTVD, encoded by the coding sequence GTGACCCCACGCCCTGCTCCGCAGGCCCGACGCCGCCGCGCCCTCGCCGCCGTCGCCGGCTTCGGCCTGCTCGCCGCCTCGGTCGGCACCGCCGCCGGCACCGCGACGGCCAGCCCGGCGCCCGCCGACGCGCCGCTCGTCGCCGACCTCACGACGACGAAGGCCCAGTCGACCGACCCGGCCGACTACGCCGACGGCCGCTACGTCGTCACGATGGTCGAGAAGCCCGCGGCCGTGTACGAGGGCGGCACCGCCGGCCTCGCCGCGACCGCTCCCGAGGAGGGGCAGTCCCTGGCCACGGCCTCGGCCCCCGTCCGCGCCTACACCGCGCACCTCGAGGAGCAGCAGGAGCAGGCCGCCGACGCCGTCGACGCCGAGGTGGAGGAGTCCTTCTCCGCCGCGCTCAACGGCTTCGTCGCGGACCTCACCGCCGAGCAGGCCGCGGAGCTCGCCGCGGCCAAGGACGTCCTCGCGGTGACGCCCGACGAGGACCGCGCCGTCGACACGATCCACAGCCCCGAGTTCCTCGGCCTGTCCGGCGAGGACGGGCTCTGGGAGGAGCTCGGCGGCACCGCCGAGTCCGGCAAGGGCGTCGTCGTCGGCGTCATCGACACGGGCATGACGCCCGACCACCCGTCCTTCGCGGGCGCCCCTGTCACGTCGACGGAGCCCTCCGACGAGGTCGGCGCCACGTGGCTCGACGCCGACGGCAACATCGCCGTCCGCAAGGCCGACGGCGACGTCTACACCGCGCTGTGCGACACCGGCCCCCGCTTCTCCGCGGACCAGTGCAACAGCAAGCTCGTCTCGGCCCAGCACTTCTCCGACGGCTTCGCCGCCAACGTCGCGCAGAAGGACTGGACGAGCGAGGAGGAGCTCTCCCCCTACGACGCGGACGGCCACGGCTCGCACACCGCCGGCACGGCGGCGGGCAACCTCGACGTCCCCGCGGTCGTCGACGGCTCCGAGTACGGCCTCGCCTCCGGCATGGCGCCGGCGGCCAAGGTCGCCGTCTACAAGGTCTGCCACTCGAGCTCCCTGCCCAACGTGGGCGGGTGCTTCACGACCGACTCGGTCGCGGCCATCGACCAGGCCGTCCTCGACGGCGTCGACGTCCTCAACTTCTCCATCTCCGGCTCGACGACGACGTCGCTCGACCCGGTGGAGCTGGCCTTCATGTCCGCGGCGGCGTCCGGCGTCTTCGTCGCCGCCTCCGCGGGCAACTCCGGCCCCGGCGTCTCGACGGTCGCGCACAACAGCCCGTGGCTGACGACGGTCGCCGCCAGCACGCACTTCAACTACTACGGCACCGTCGAGCTGGGCAACGGCGAGCTCTACCGCGGCTCCTCGGTCAGCGAGACCGGCCTGCCGCAGCAGACCCCGCTCCGCCTGGCGACCGCGGTCGCCGTGGCGACGCCCCCCACGGGACTGTCCGCGGTGCTCTGCCAGCCCGGCACGCTGGACCCGGCGGAGGTCGCCGGGTCGGTCGTCGTCTGCGACCGCGGCGTCAACGCCCGCACCGAGAAGTCCGAGGTCGTCCGCGACGCGGGCGGTGTCGGCATGGTGCTCGCCAACACGAGCCCCAGCAGCCTCGACTCCGACGTCCACGTCATCCCGACGGTCCACGTCGACGAGGTCGCCGGCGCGGCGATCAAGGCCTACGCCGCCACCGAGGGCGCCACGACGGCGCTCCTGCCGGGCGACCAGACCGACCTCGCGCCGCTCGCGACGCCGGTCGTCGCCGGCTTCTCCAGCCGCGGCCCGGCGCTCGCCCACGCGGGCGACCTGCTGAAGCCGGACATCTCCGCGCCCGGCGTCGGGGTCCTCGCCGCCAGCGCGCCCGGCAGCAACAGCGGCCGCAGCTTCAACTTCCTGTCCGGCACCTCGATGTCGAGCCCGCACGTGGCCGGCCTCGCGGCGCTGATCATGGGCGAGAAGCCCGAGTGGTCCCCCATGGCGGTCAAGTCCGCGATGATGACGACGGCCTACGACCTCAAGAACGACGACGGGTCCACCGACCGCTCGCGCTTCACCCAGGGCGCGGGCCACGTCGACCCGACCCGCTTCCTCGAGCCGGGCCTTGTCTACGAGTCGGACCTCGACGACTGGCTGTCCTTCCTCGAGGGCAGCAGCGGCCAGGACCTCGTCGACGGCGTCGAGCCGATCGACCCGACGCAGCTCAACGGCCCGTCCATCGCGGTCGGCGAGCTCCTCGGCGGGGAGACCGTCACCCGCACGGTCACGGCCACGACGCCGGGCATCTACCGCGCGTCGGTCGACATGCCCGGCTTCACCACCCGCGTGACGCCGCCGGTGCTCAACTTCACGCAGGCCGGCCAGAGCAAGACCTTCCAGGTCCGGGTCGTCCGCACCACCGCCCCGGCCGATGCCTACTCGGCGGGCTCCCTCACCTGGACCGGCCGGGGCGGCGTCAGCGCCCGCATCCCGGTGGCGGCCCGTCCGGTCAGCGCCTCGGTGCCGGCCGACGTCACCGGCTCCGTCGAGGCCGGCAGCACGACGTTCTCCGTGTCGCCGGGCCAGACGGCCCCGGTCGCCATGACGGTCCAGCACGGCTTCACGCCGGGCCAGCGCGACAGCGGGACCCTCGCCCGCGGCGGCGAGGACTTCGTCAAGCAGGTCGTCGTGCCGGCGGGCGGGGCGCAGCACATGCGCGCCGACCTCGTGGCGGGCGAGGGCTCGGTCGACCTCGACCTGTTCCTCGAGACGGCCGACGGCTCGCGCGTCCTCGCGCAGTCGGCCACCGGCTCCGCCGACGAGCGCATCGACGTCCGGAACGTCCCCGCCGGGACCTACCGGCTCGTCGTCGACGGCTACGACGTCGCCGCCACGGGCGGCGACTTCCGCCTCGACACGTTCCTGCTCAACGGCCCGACGGGCAACGCGACCCTGTCGCCGAACCCGGTCCAGGGTCCTGTGGGCCGGGCCGTCCCGGTGACGATCTCCTACACCGGGCTCGCCGCCGACGTGCCGCACCTGGCCGTCGTCGGGTACGCCGGCACGCAGCGCCGCACCTTCGTGACGGTCGACTGA
- a CDS encoding DNA repair helicase XPB, with the protein MSDGPLIVQSDKTLLLEIDHPAAPACRKAIAPFAELERAPEHVHTYRLTPLGLWNARAAGHDAEQVVDVLLEHSRYPVPHALLVDVAETMDRYGRLQLVDAPGQGLVLHALDVPVLEEVLRSKKVAPLVGARVDESTVLVHPSERGNLKQALLKLGWPAEDLAGYVDGEAHPIDLDTDGWDLRPYQQQAVDGFWDGGSGVVVLPCGAGKTLVGAGAMAKARATTLILVTNTVSARQWKDELLRRTTLTEDEIGEYSGTRKEVRPVTIATYQVLTTRRKGVYPHLELLDARDWGLVVYDEVHLLPAPIFRMTADLQARRRLGLTATLVREDGREGEVFSLIGPKRFDAPWKDIEAQGYIAPADCVEVRVTLPDSERLVYATAEPDERYRLCATTESKSRVVQRIVEASKGEQVLVIGQYIDQLDDLAARLDAPVIKGETPVKERQRLFQAFREGAISVLVVSKVANFSIDLPEASVAVQVSGSFGSRQEEAQRLGRLLRPKGDGRTARFYTVVSRDTLDQDFAAHRQRFLAEQGYAYRILDGDDVLAGSLEPDGA; encoded by the coding sequence GTGAGCGACGGCCCCCTCATCGTCCAGAGCGACAAGACCCTGCTGCTGGAGATCGACCACCCCGCGGCCCCGGCCTGCCGCAAGGCCATCGCGCCCTTCGCCGAGCTCGAGCGCGCCCCCGAGCACGTCCACACCTACCGGCTCACCCCGCTCGGCCTGTGGAACGCGCGCGCCGCCGGGCACGACGCCGAGCAGGTCGTCGACGTGCTCCTCGAGCACTCCCGGTACCCCGTGCCGCACGCGCTGCTCGTCGACGTCGCCGAGACGATGGACCGCTACGGCCGCCTCCAGCTCGTCGACGCGCCCGGGCAGGGCCTCGTCCTCCACGCGCTCGACGTGCCCGTCCTCGAGGAGGTGCTGCGGAGCAAGAAGGTCGCGCCCCTCGTCGGCGCCCGCGTCGACGAGAGCACCGTCCTCGTCCACCCCAGCGAGCGCGGCAACCTCAAGCAGGCCCTGCTCAAGCTGGGCTGGCCGGCCGAGGACCTCGCGGGCTACGTCGACGGCGAGGCCCACCCCATCGACCTCGACACCGACGGCTGGGACCTGCGCCCCTACCAGCAGCAGGCCGTCGACGGCTTCTGGGACGGCGGCTCCGGCGTCGTCGTGCTGCCCTGCGGCGCCGGCAAGACGCTCGTCGGTGCGGGCGCGATGGCCAAGGCCCGCGCCACGACGCTCATCCTCGTGACGAACACCGTGTCCGCGCGGCAGTGGAAGGACGAGCTGCTGCGCCGGACGACGCTCACCGAGGACGAGATCGGCGAGTACTCGGGCACCCGCAAGGAGGTGCGCCCGGTCACCATCGCGACCTACCAGGTCCTGACGACGCGCCGGAAGGGCGTCTACCCGCACCTGGAGCTCCTCGACGCCCGCGACTGGGGCCTCGTCGTCTACGACGAGGTCCACCTCCTGCCCGCACCGATCTTCCGCATGACGGCGGACCTCCAGGCCCGCCGCCGGCTGGGGCTGACCGCGACGCTCGTCCGCGAGGACGGCCGCGAGGGCGAGGTCTTCTCGCTCATCGGCCCCAAGCGGTTCGACGCGCCGTGGAAGGACATCGAGGCGCAGGGCTACATCGCCCCGGCCGACTGCGTCGAGGTGCGCGTGACGCTGCCCGACAGCGAGCGTCTGGTCTACGCCACCGCCGAGCCCGACGAGCGCTACCGGCTCTGCGCGACCACGGAGTCCAAGTCCCGTGTCGTGCAGCGCATCGTGGAGGCCAGCAAGGGCGAGCAGGTCCTCGTCATCGGCCAGTACATCGACCAGCTCGACGACCTGGCCGCCCGTCTCGACGCGCCCGTCATCAAGGGCGAGACGCCGGTCAAGGAGCGGCAGCGCCTCTTCCAGGCGTTCCGCGAGGGCGCCATCTCGGTGCTCGTCGTGTCCAAGGTCGCCAACTTCTCCATCGACCTGCCGGAGGCGAGCGTCGCCGTCCAGGTGAGCGGGTCCTTCGGGTCGCGCCAGGAGGAGGCCCAGCGCCTCGGCCGGCTGCTGCGCCCCAAGGGCGACGGGCGCACCGCCCGCTTCTACACGGTGGTCTCGCGCGACACGCTCGACCAGGACTTCGCCGCCCACCGGCAGCGCTTCCTCGCCGAGCAGGGCTACGCCTACCGGATCCTCGACGGCGACGACGTCCTCGCCGGCAGCCTGGAGCCCGACGGCGCCTGA
- a CDS encoding HAD family hydrolase codes for MPTSAVPVVGFDLDQTLVDSGPRITSCLRAALAEVGVPLDDAVAEASRGLPLTSTVAALLPAGADPALVADVAARYRAQDRRPDGEGGHPLVGPMPHARAALEAVLATGGRAVVVSAKRTEAVGRVLVWAGLDDLVASVTGDLFGVAKAEALRAEGAGVYVGDHPADVEAARAAGALAVAVTTGAHGTAELAGADVVLDDLGALPGWLGGLSGGRPGAPTTAPAAPAGGAPRG; via the coding sequence GTGCCGACCTCCGCCGTCCCCGTCGTGGGCTTCGACCTCGACCAGACGCTCGTCGACTCGGGCCCCCGCATCACGAGCTGCCTGCGGGCGGCCCTGGCCGAGGTGGGCGTGCCCCTCGACGACGCCGTCGCCGAGGCGTCCCGCGGCCTGCCGCTCACCTCGACGGTGGCGGCGCTGCTGCCCGCGGGCGCCGACCCGGCGCTCGTCGCCGACGTCGCCGCGCGCTACCGGGCGCAGGACCGCCGCCCCGACGGGGAGGGCGGGCACCCGCTCGTCGGGCCGATGCCGCACGCGCGCGCGGCGCTCGAGGCGGTCCTCGCCACGGGTGGCCGCGCCGTCGTCGTGTCGGCCAAGCGGACGGAGGCGGTCGGCCGGGTCCTCGTGTGGGCGGGCCTGGACGACCTCGTCGCCTCCGTCACGGGTGACCTCTTCGGCGTCGCCAAGGCGGAGGCGCTGCGCGCCGAGGGCGCCGGCGTCTACGTCGGCGACCACCCGGCCGACGTCGAGGCGGCCCGCGCCGCCGGGGCGCTGGCCGTCGCCGTCACGACGGGCGCGCACGGGACCGCCGAGCTGGCGGGCGCCGACGTCGTCCTCGACGACCTCGGCGCCCTCCCCGGCTGGCTCGGGGGGCTCAGCGGGGGGCGGCCGGGAGCGCCGACGACGGCGCCCGCCGCGCCCGCAGGCGGTGCCCCGCGCGGCTGA
- a CDS encoding aspartate/glutamate racemase family protein: MTAAEGGGAAEGAHPLVGVVGGVGPLATVAFLDAVVRLTEAERDQDHVDLVVLQHATIPDRTAHILGTSDEDPGPVMAADAARLERFGAGFVVVPCNTAHHYTAQIEAAVGVPVVSIVGETTAAAVARRPGLRAAGVLATEGTVASGVYQRSLEAAGVRALVPDAAGQAVVTGVIYDGVKAGAPVDLPGLLAVAEGLLADGAEVVLLGCTELSVVAEAGGLLDDPRFVDSLDALARSTVSRAGHRLRARRAPSSALPAAPR, encoded by the coding sequence GTGACGGCCGCCGAGGGCGGAGGGGCCGCCGAGGGGGCGCACCCGCTCGTCGGCGTCGTCGGCGGCGTCGGCCCCCTGGCCACGGTCGCCTTCCTCGACGCCGTGGTCCGGCTCACCGAGGCCGAGCGGGACCAGGACCACGTGGACCTCGTCGTCCTCCAGCACGCGACGATCCCCGACCGGACGGCGCACATCCTCGGCACGTCCGACGAGGACCCGGGCCCCGTCATGGCCGCGGACGCCGCCCGGCTGGAGCGCTTCGGCGCCGGCTTCGTCGTCGTCCCCTGCAACACCGCGCACCACTACACGGCGCAGATCGAGGCGGCCGTGGGCGTCCCGGTCGTCAGCATCGTCGGGGAGACCACGGCGGCCGCGGTCGCCCGGCGGCCCGGCCTGCGGGCGGCGGGCGTGCTCGCCACCGAGGGGACCGTGGCCTCGGGCGTCTACCAGCGCTCCCTCGAGGCGGCCGGCGTCCGCGCGCTCGTGCCGGACGCGGCGGGCCAGGCGGTCGTCACGGGCGTCATCTACGACGGCGTGAAGGCCGGCGCGCCGGTCGACCTGCCGGGGCTGCTCGCGGTGGCGGAGGGCCTGCTCGCCGACGGCGCCGAGGTCGTCCTCCTCGGCTGCACCGAGCTGTCGGTCGTCGCCGAGGCCGGCGGCCTCCTCGACGACCCGCGCTTCGTCGACTCCCTCGACGCGCTGGCCCGCAGCACGGTCAGCCGCGCGGGGCACCGCCTGCGGGCGCGGCGGGCGCCGTCGTCGGCGCTCCCGGCCGCCCCCCGCTGA
- a CDS encoding carboxylate--amine ligase: MRRPPTPTSSTPPVQPVVLGGDIGAYSLARAAHEAYGVRTVVVSTAATGPVRHSRIIDHVVEPAAADPAVTVEVLRRVADAHDGAPLLLLGSADRAVRLLVEQRAHLEDRFVLPYVQRDLLDRMTDKERFGAVCAELGVASPRTAVVDVPRDARANGGGGGAARAAEQGLRYPVIAKAASTTAYAEVSFPGKQKVFTVRDAAALDDLVDTLARAGYPGTFLVQDLVPGDDSGMRILTCYSDREARVRFSAFGRVLLEEHTPGALGNPAGIITGRNTEVSEQARRLLEHVGWTGYANFDIKVDPRDGRHVFFELNPRLGRSNYYVTTGGQNPLELYVREHLQGLDPLPPGADPEPDAERLYTVLPPALLLRYVADPAVRREVKGLVRAGRASDPLRYGPERDPRRLGYVAAAHLNQVRKFRRHYPLETARAARAEADRLVARSRR, translated from the coding sequence ATGCGCCGCCCCCCGACGCCCACCTCGTCGACGCCGCCCGTGCAGCCGGTGGTGCTCGGGGGCGACATCGGCGCGTACAGCCTCGCGCGCGCCGCCCACGAGGCCTACGGCGTCCGGACGGTCGTCGTCTCGACGGCGGCCACGGGGCCGGTGCGGCACTCGCGGATCATCGACCACGTCGTCGAGCCGGCGGCCGCGGACCCCGCCGTCACCGTCGAGGTGCTGCGCCGCGTGGCCGACGCCCACGACGGCGCCCCGCTGCTGCTCCTCGGCAGCGCCGACCGCGCGGTCCGCCTCCTCGTCGAGCAGCGCGCGCACCTCGAGGACCGCTTCGTCCTCCCCTACGTCCAGCGCGACCTGCTGGACCGCATGACCGACAAGGAGCGCTTCGGCGCCGTCTGCGCCGAGCTGGGCGTGGCGTCGCCGCGCACCGCCGTCGTCGACGTCCCGCGCGACGCCCGCGCGAACGGCGGCGGGGGCGGCGCCGCCCGCGCCGCGGAGCAGGGCCTGCGCTACCCCGTCATCGCCAAGGCGGCGAGCACGACGGCGTACGCCGAGGTCTCCTTCCCCGGCAAGCAGAAGGTCTTCACCGTCCGCGACGCCGCGGCCCTCGACGACCTCGTCGACACCCTCGCGCGCGCCGGCTACCCCGGCACCTTCCTCGTGCAGGACCTGGTCCCGGGCGACGACTCGGGCATGCGGATCCTCACCTGCTACAGCGACCGCGAGGCGAGGGTCCGCTTCTCGGCCTTCGGGCGCGTGCTGCTCGAGGAGCACACGCCCGGCGCCCTGGGGAACCCGGCGGGGATCATCACCGGGCGGAACACCGAGGTCTCGGAGCAGGCCCGCCGGCTGCTCGAGCACGTGGGCTGGACCGGCTACGCCAACTTCGACATCAAGGTCGACCCGCGCGACGGCCGCCACGTCTTCTTCGAGCTCAACCCCCGCCTGGGCCGCAGCAACTACTACGTGACGACGGGCGGCCAGAACCCGCTCGAGCTGTACGTCCGCGAGCACCTCCAGGGGCTCGACCCGCTGCCGCCGGGCGCCGACCCCGAGCCCGACGCCGAGCGCCTCTACACGGTGCTGCCGCCCGCGCTGCTGCTCCGCTACGTCGCCGACCCCGCCGTCCGCCGCGAGGTCAAGGGCCTCGTCCGCGCGGGCCGCGCGAGCGACCCGCTGCGCTACGGCCCCGAGCGCGACCCCCGGCGCCTGGGCTACGTGGCCGCGGCCCACCTCAACCAGGTGCGCAAGTTCCGCCGCCACTACCCCCTGGAGACGGCGCGCGCCGCCCGCGCCGAGGCCGACCGCCTCGTGGCGAGGAGCCGGCGGTGA
- a CDS encoding cold-shock protein, with translation MPTGKVKWYDAGRGFGFVASDEGDEVFLHASALPAGTTVSPGARVEFGVADGRRGKQALSVRVLQAPPSMAAAARKPAEDMGVVVEDLIRLLDGVSTQLRRGRYPERSATRKVATVLRAVADDLEG, from the coding sequence GTGCCGACAGGCAAGGTGAAGTGGTACGACGCCGGACGCGGGTTCGGCTTCGTGGCCTCCGACGAGGGCGACGAGGTCTTCCTCCACGCCTCCGCGCTGCCCGCGGGCACCACGGTGTCCCCGGGGGCGCGCGTGGAGTTCGGCGTCGCCGACGGCCGCCGCGGCAAGCAGGCCCTGTCCGTGCGGGTGCTGCAGGCCCCGCCGTCGATGGCGGCCGCCGCCCGCAAGCCCGCGGAGGACATGGGCGTCGTCGTCGAGGACCTCATCCGGCTCCTCGACGGGGTGTCCACCCAGCTCCGCCGGGGCCGCTACCCGGAGCGCTCGGCGACCCGCAAGGTCGCCACCGTGCTGCGGGCCGTCGCCGACGACCTGGAGGGCTGA